ATTGCCAGTTGTGTTTAAACCTGATCCACTGCTTAGAAGCTCTCCACCATAGATGTCCAGTGCTAGATGGGAATATGCATAACCAAACACTGCGATGATCAGGCCAATCAAAAGCACCAGCTTCAAAAGACATTCCAGTACCTCAGCTGCCATAGAAATGTCCTCCTGTGGTCAAATCAAAATTTCACAATCATATATCTGACTGGCTGCATTAACTACAGTTAGACAATTAAATGGACACTGACTTGTTTTTGAGAGTGTACGCTTCGACCACGCTCCAGGACCTTAGCGAAGAAAACGTAAAAACTTTCTTCGATAGGCAGGAAAAGAAACCGTGCGACCATCGAACCAAGATTATTTATTATATCATAAACCCCTGTAAAGTAATaccaggaaaaaaaaattgatacgAATACATTGTTTGTGCATTGGGAATATCATTTGGGTGTTTGACACTAACCCTGGTCTCCAAAGTTAAGAACATTCAAAAACGTCATCACATAACGCTCTcctacaaaatcaaaacaaaccttttaTCAAATGTAATCCAAGAACAATTTATAGAAAAGTAGTTTGTGTATGAAGCAGttgtaaatatctaaataaatatgAGTTACACTGACCTTCTGTAAGTATCTGTTTTAGGAAGGATTGTTTGAAAAAGCTCCATGTTAGTGTGGTCAACTTCCAGTTAAGCAGtggctaaaaaaaaaaaacaccttagTTCAACTGAAACAATCATGTTTACGACTGCCTTAACAGATAAATGGTCTAATCTCACCTCATGGTCCACCCTCGATGGGAGCAGGTCTTTGATGCGGCGAAAAGGGAACAATTTACTCTCTGCTTCCTCCGAGCCAAGGAAATGGACAAAGTACAGCACGTAACAAAGGAGCAAAAACCCTGCATAAACACACTTTCgaatcaaaaacacacaaacttaaGATTACATATGGAAAGGCACTATAGACTTTGCGTATGTTCAATGTGTAAATTTGCAAACATACACACCTGGGCTGCAGAGAAGATATAAAGCCCCCAATGAGGTGCTGAGACCACCATCACTACGGTAATAAGACACTTTGCGATCATGGCTAGACTTTCTGCAATCacctgtcaaataaaaatattcatttagcACATTTAAATGATGAGACATCAGTTCTAACTCAACATGAAGTGTATGCAAGATACAATAagagaataaaagaaaagattttGACACCTTCAAACGAACAAACATGTGCACATGAGCAAGAACCCAGAGAGGTTCAGCGAGCAGCTCTGTAAGTGCAGCTAGGCAGAACAATCCAACAGCAGGAAAATAATGCGGGATGGTGTCCGGATCAGGTGCCTGCAGCATCCACCACCACACACAGACCAACAACACACCCCACAAGCAGCCCAGAGGGAATCTGAAAATTTGAGAAAACCAGAGTCATGTTCTTAACAGACCTTTAAAAGTCTCAAATAAAAGCGCTGGAGCTCAGGTGATGTATTTTGGCAGAAAAGCTACCATTCTTTAAAGCTACCGTatcaaaatacagaaaagtTGCTGAATACATGCAAATTGCATCATCAGTGCCTGCTGCAGGATGatgttaaaataagaaaaaaaaaacattttaatcataaCAAATGTGAAACACCCTCAATTATAAACATGCcaaatttatttttagacaCCTACATGTGacagccaaacaaaaaaattctacTGTTCCAACCAAAGATCACATCACAAAAGAATTCCAACTTACGTTAGCCATAACAGGTTGATCACCTGTCTCCAGTTACGCCCCGCCCCTTCACCGCTTAAACACGCCCTCCGAAACGCCTCCCTGGACAGAAACACCAACGTAGAATAGAGCAGCATCAACCTGtaacaaaaacatactttacagtTAATTACCTATTaagaaaacacaatataaaaacttGTCTTTGTGTCATGTAAGGGTAAGCTTACCTCACATTTACTACACCTATCAGCTCCTTAGATACATAGCGCAAAGTGAATGCGTTTAAAAGAAACGTCAACAACCGAAACATGACCTGCAATAGAAAGTATATTAAGAATAGAAATATCGACTACAGAGCTGTATTTAGAGGACGTGTACGTGTGTGACGGTAACCGTACCTGAAGCAGAACAGTGTAAGATGCTAGTGTCGATGCACGCTTGAGTACATCCTCTGAGCCCATGGTAAATATACTTGTTAAACTCAATTAACTAGTTCTTAAGCTCACTGTTCAAGTCGCCGGCGTTGACAAAGAAAGTTCTACTACCGCCACTTCATTTCACCAACACGGTAGCCTACAGTGCTTACTTTCAGTAAAACTCCTATTGGATTTCACAATGTAGAACTGCCAGCTTGTCAAATAAAGTACACTTCCGCCTCACTGTAGAaaggtttcaaaataaaagtatttatcgTGGGCGTTTCTAACTATCGGTTTGAGGGAGTAAGCGAGACTAATTGATTCATATTTAAGTATTCATAATTTCTGTAAAAGTACAAAATCGATGATTGTAGCACtggttttattgtagtttataTCAGGACTTTTAACGTTCAAACAGGAAGTGTCTTCTTCATGCTCCTCAAAATCACAATTCAGTAAGGTTTTTAACAACTCTAGTTAATAACCCATGTTGTCCTACTTTGGGATCCAACAAACATCTCAATTTGGATGATTAGTTCTTGTTTTAAAGAGTCCATGTGCAATAAGAAATGGTTGCATCGACTTCTGCTCTCGTCGCTGCTGCACAGAAGTTCTTGTGTGTTGGTAGGAAACGTTTTTCTTCGTCGACATGTCTTAATTTGACCGTTCAACTAATGGCTGTGGATCTGGGCGTCAAACATGCTCTGCTGTACGACTGTAATGCAGCATCACCAGAGCAAGTCCATCTATTCCTTAACTCACTACCGGATCTTGGAATTATAACCAACGAACTTCGAATGTTCTCCATAGACGACAACATCATCATTTTTAACCCTGCTACAATGGAGTCCTACCTGGATGAACTGCTTCAAAACAAAAGTCTCTTTCTTATTGACGTATGCCCCTCTAGAAAACAACCTGTCTTGACTGGAATTGAGAAAAGAACCGAAGAAATGATCAAATCTATTTTAGGGTTATTCAGGAATGAAGTGAATGAAAGCTCCTCAGTCATTGTGGTGGAAGAGAAGTTGTATGATGAGTGGAACTTGTGCACTCTCTTTGGAATCCTGTTGGGTTATCCTGCCACTTACTGGTTTGACCAAACCAAAGGATTTGGAAACTGCTTGTCTATGACACCATTGATCCTGTGCACAGTTCAAGTCAAGTGGGAGATAAATGACATCAAACATTACTGTTGTCTGTACTCATTCAGTGTTCCCGAGGAACTGTGGATGGAAATAGAAAGTCGTATGAAGCGGTGGATTgagtgtctgagagagagatttaacaAACAGACAGTTTTGACTGACCTTTGCTTTTCAAGGGAAACTGTCTCTTTACCTGCTGTTACACTTtgaccattttttttaacataaaatacataGTTATAATGCAGTCCTATAATAGACATTTTTGCTAAATTGTCTCTTAATTATTGCTTGTTGTATTAAGGATGCAGGCagtcttttatcatttttcgTTTTTGGTAGCGTATTCGTAAGTGTATTCTTTCAAAGcaacctaaaaaataaaaaatatattgcaatTGTAAATTACTATAATGTAAATGTGGCAACTTAATGGTAACTAAAGATAAAGTCTTGAAAAATGTAGCGTTAATAAGCACACTTGTTTTTGCTATTTTGTTTATTAGGtagaacaaaatattattaacagGTACGTTATTCTGATGTGTTTCAAAGCACTGTATCAAACAACCGTACATTtaggatttatttttttaaatagggcTTAATCTTTAACATTACCGCCGTTAGcgattgaaataaaaatatttcatgatttttgtgACAATAGTTCCAAAATTATTGAGGGTCATGgtgatttactttttaataaatcatgGTTCAAACAGTAGCTAGATACATGAAGTATACAGTTACTTTGTCACgatgcttaaaataaaatagagcCTATATTAAAGTAATTCTGCAGTACCTTTGTACTTTGAGGTAGAATTCAGATCATTGTTCAAGAAGCCTTGACCCAAATCAAAACTATGTTTCATATTGTAGACtgtaaaacatgaaattgacCGTCATGGTCATGAATGAAGGTTCCTGAGCCAGTGACGTAATAACCCCTTCTCAGCAGAGTTGAATGGCTGGCAAGACTTCTCCACATCGAGCGCTCAGCCTGACATCAGCAAGGTGATCGGCTCTTGTAGGTCCTATATTTACTATGGCAATTGGAAGTTTTCTTTCACTGGCTGCAAGGAGAAAACGGTACCCTGAATAAACCTGGAAAAGGACAGAGAGTTGTTTTTTTAGTAAATTAATTTACTGAATCACTTAATTTCTATGGAAACTTCACAGGCTTTACTCACCTGAAGAGAAGATCCAGTCACAAGCACAGCATCAGATTCGGCCAGCTTGGTATGCACAAACTGAACTGTATCCCGGTTCACTACATCACCAAAAAACGTCACCTCAGGTTTAAGGATACCACCACAGCCGTCACAAGCAGGTACTCTGAAGTTCATGACCTGCTCATCCTCCAGAAACACATCTCCATCTGGAGCCACAGCACCGGCACTTACTGCCCAGGCTGGATTTAATGCCGCAAACCGCTTTTGAAGCTCTGCTCGCCGAGACAGACTCCCACAGCCCAAACATACAACCCTTAAACCAAAAAAACACACtattttttaacctttgctgGTCTTCCaattatttttgatcttaaaaaTAAGTTACATATCTGTTTTACTTCACCTGTGTGAACATCCATGTAGTTCAGTTAATCTCTGACTACCAGCCTTTGAGTGCAAGGCATCTACATTCTGAGTGACAAGCCAGTGTAATTTTCCCTTATCTTCCCAGTACTTTAAGGCAACGTGCGAAGAATTAGGAAAGTGGGAAGAGAATTGTGGCCACCCCACGTAATTCCGTGCCCAGTATCTCTGCCTTGCTTTCGCACTGCGCACAAACTCTGAGTGTTGCATAGGCCGTCTGTCTGTTCGTGCATACAGTCCAACACCTTCTGACCGATAGTCTGGGATGCCAGATTCAGTGGAGAGTCCAGCCCCACTGATTACAAATAGACGGGAAGATTGTGACACGATAGCCTGGACCTGCTCCATAGCGCTGGAGTCAACTGAGCCACTTGCAGGAACAAATCTCTGGACTGCCGATTGTATTGTAGAAGCTTGTCTTCCTAGTGCCACACTTGGAGGCAGGGATCGCCATGACAACAGCATCTATAGACCCACCCACAGCAAAATTAAGTGCGTAAATGGCAAAATACCACTGGCCGTCTACCTATGTCATTGTGTTTGATGCATAagaaaaatcacatttgttttttattatgttatggtTTTTCATATTCAGAAAACATATGGACGTCACAATTCTGCAGACATGATGCAAAACTGACAACTAAATAATATAGTTATTTTTCTCACGTGATTTTTTTCAGTGAAAAATTCGACGATTAATATTCACAAAAATTGAAAACCAAATATACATGATAATCACAATTCTGTTTAGTTATTTCTGACATAAGAACACGAGCTGAAAAAGGCGCATGGACTTCTAAAATCTTTTCATTATAACATCAGCACGCTTTTTCCCACAAAATAGATTGGTCAAGCTCAAGGTCAACTATTacgttaaaaaaacatgacctCGGAACAATCTTGAATATTaagttttatgaatttttacgaacaaaacaaacatctagGTGAAAAGTGAATAACTTTGAAACTATTCAAATGCTATGCAGACACCAATAATAAACACGCGATGGATATTATGTCCGAATACAGATCTTATGCATAAACTGAGACGTAAAACTAATGACATTATAACCTACCTGCATTAACAAAATCCTCAACACCAAAAGGTTACGTTGATTCAAAATAAATTACTATTGAGCTCTCAGTTGTTGAGGTCGTCAAAATAACAACTTCCGTGTTGTAACAAAGATGgattatgggaaatgtagtgaAAGCTTGCAGTCGGAAATCTTTCCTTTGGGACGTTTATAAGAACATAAACAGTATTAAGCTATTTATAACACTTAATGACATAAAAGTCTGTTCACTGATATTGCAGCTTTAACCGTTTAAAGAGCATTTTATCGTATGACAAGAATGAAACATTTACAGActgaaaattacaaaatgaaagattttttttatttttctgaattaaCTTTTAACAGGTAAGTATTCGAGCACAAATGGTTATTCTTGCTTGATTTTTGCTTAATTCTCTGaattccaaataaaaacatttttttatatttatgccgAAAATGAAAACGGGACcaaaaatatgtattgtttTCGGAGCTTGAATATTGCAAAGAAAATATGTTCATATTCGTTTTTAAACACCATACTACTAAAGTTTTACAATTAATCTTATAAAATGACCCTGATTTTTAAGCCTTTGAGTGTATACCGTCCCTCACATTCCTGTAGGGTGACTTCATGCCATACCTAAGGTGTAGTTTTGCCTGAATTTGACAAACATTGTGATGGAAAAACATAATAGAAATGCTAACTATAGTCAAATTTGTAGTGGTCTCTTTTCCCCCAGAGATATGCATACAGGATATGCTCCGTGGTTTTGGATGACAACCTATTGTCATAAATGCCATCGGCCAGCCATTCATCTGTTTTTAGAATATGCTGCACACGTCTTTATTGCAGAACTGCAAGATCTCtgtaaaaggaaagaaagttcaaataaaaaactgtttacatatttaacctatgtgcagttttaaaataaaattggttGCAAgataaatgtaacattattgCTATGCAtgctttcttttcatttatacttgAATGTGTGCAATTAAAGATGCTCTCTGCCTGTAGGTAGAACTCTTCTCCCAGTATAGTACGGTAGTCCTTGTGACTAGTCTGAACAAGGCACTTTGTAGCATCTTTGAAGAGAAGGTCGCTCTCGCCATACTGCTCAGACTCAAATAGGTGGAATCCAGTATTTGGATGACCTGCTATTGTctcctaaaaaaacaaaacacatctttgtGATATTCTATATTCCGCAGGCAATTTGCCCTGCTGAAGGACATTACCATCCCGATGTTTAAGATGATGCTATAAACTGAAGGCGAATTATCAATTTAACAACTATGTCAAAGTGCACACCTGTGACTTCATCAGAAGGTCATAAATGCGAGCTGTAAGAACAGGACGTGTCATGACAATATTTGGAGGAACTGCTCCTAAGTTACATGTTTTCCATTCAGTCAAAGGAGCACGATTTCCATCCACACAAAGCAATTCAAAGTCCCAGGTGAGCCACCCTGCTGCCCAGCCACTGCTGTTTAGACCTATCAATCAGACAATGAGAAACAAGAGTAAATATGAGAAACAAGagttactgtatatacaatTAATACGTCTGTGCATCCTCCAATACGTTTAATGTTGATCTCAAGATTGTGGTGGTCCATAAAGGCCACATCTCCAAAGCTCTTCCCACTGGGGTCTCCAACCAAGCACCTACAGGAACAGTTTTAAAAATTTTAAAGCCTGCTTAGTTacgtttttagtttttttctgtgagaCATTTTTCTTCATAACACTTTTAGTTGAACTGTGCAAATAACAGCAGCTCCTCACCTTAATGCACCCATATTGCCATAGTAACGCTCATTATGGTTGTCAGTACACCGTCTGGTGGCGGCTTCCTCAGTCCCACCCATACACACCTTACATAGACTGCCTTGACCTCCTGGCAAACAACCTTTCCAAAACACCTCAGCGTACACTAACAACAGAAAACTATCTTCATCATTACCATTCAGAGATGATTGATAAATTATTAGATCAACAAGATGTAGTACCTTTACTTGGCTCACAGGTGGCACTGTTGTTGTGTTCTGTGCTAAGCGTGTGTCTAACAGGTAAAACCCAGCCTGCAGGACTGTACATGTGACCATGGCAGGAGCGTCTTCCTCCCAGGCTTCCAAAATTCAGACTTTTGCTTATCCGACGTACGACTGCCAAGCCATACACCGGCGGCAAATCTACTCGGAGATAAACATTtggtgtaaaaataataaaagcggTGTATAAATTACACAACTCATTTTGTTCATCATTACCATCACTTTCATAATGGCCTCCTGCTCCATCAAGGTCACACTTCTCTCCTTAATTTAGGATGAACAGGCATAAAAAAGTGAGATTAGAAAGATAAATCAGAAGAACGtgtcaaagggatagttcaccttaaagatgaaaattctaTAACCATTTACACacactgttgtcattttaaaccagtttgattttctttctcctgcaaaacgcaaaagaagatattttgaaataagtGTTGGTCctcatttacttctattgtacagacacaaaacaatgGGGACCAAAGGTTttctgttaacaacatttttcaaaatatctttttttgcattttgcagGAGAAAGAGGGTCATACAggattaaaatgacaagagtaaataATAGCTGAATTTTTACTTCGAAGGTGATGAAAGAATTATATACCATAATATTCAGTCACAACAGGGACAAGGCCACATTTTCCAGCTATGAAAGCATGAGTGGCATCCAGGGACACAGCATCCACCTCATCTTTCTGTGAACATAAACAATTTATTGTGTTCAAGGTAATACTGAGACATTAAAATTACTTACATACAGGGCtctgaatttacattttaccaTATTTGCAAATTGTATGCaaggtaaaaaaatgacaagtgattgttataaaatatatatatttgtccTGCAGAAAATGGCATTAAGtaaacatgtaattttttttcaaaaatggtCTTACTGGACCTTGATCTTCTCAATGCAGTCGCTCATTGATGAGGCTTTCACGCACACAAGAGGATCTGACTTTATATTAAGAGCCCACTGCTCACACTTCTTCTGCTCGGCATGACTTATACAGCACCACCTCACCACGCTGTCCTCCAGCGAGCTACCtgaccacagacacacacaaattcaAGTCTAAGCTTATCATAACTGAGAGTTTCACGTACAGGAGAAGCCATTTTTCACCTTCATGTCCAAGGCCCTTAAGCAAGGCCACATAGTCCAGTCCAAGAACCTGGCTAATGTCCATGTCATCCATCAAAACAGAGAGTTTATCAGTCGTATCTTTGAAGAGAAGGTCACTTCCACCATAAGTTGCTGATTCAAATAGTTGGAACCGCTGGCGTTCCTTTCCCCTCCAGCCAAATGCCACCTGTCAGAAAtagtacaaaaaaaagaaaggaagtGAGAGGTTTCAGGTTTAAGCCAAATGTGACCGATGTTAAGACAGATCTTCATGCAATCATACCTGGGCAGCTAACAAGAACTTCCGAGCAATTTTGCGGCTGTTCATACGTGTGATCACACCTCCTACAGGGCCTCGTCCAAGATTACACTTACTGTAACTACTTAAGGGGGCCTGTGTACCATCCGTACACAACAGTCTGAACTCGTCTTTCTCGCTTTCTGTTGAGGAAAGAGGAAGGAAATTGAGGGTATAGAAATAAGTTggatgttttattataaaataattaaaaaaattcacttaCCAGCTATGCTGTCTAGAGCTGTATGGTCCACAAAGGCAACGTCTCCTGCCCCTGACTGCAGACATCTGAGACAGTAATACGAGATAATAAAAGTGTCCAATCAAGATTCTCCaatgttatatacagtatatgtattgtatgtaatattattttagGTATGCTTTCTAACCTGAGTGCCCCTTGGTTGTGATAGAATGGCTCGCTGTGAGAGGTCTCACAATGAAAATTCTTCTGACGAATATATGATCTTTGACCCTTGCACAAGGAACAGAGACTGGCTCCCATTGCAGATGCACCGGGCACACAGCTGGCATTGAAGAAACCACTAACAGCTGACAAAACAGTAAAGATCTATGAATGAAACAGCTTTCACAACCCATTCTCTTTTTAGTCTCAGTACTTCCATACTATGAAAGTCAAAGG
This DNA window, taken from Triplophysa dalaica isolate WHDGS20190420 chromosome 6, ASM1584641v1, whole genome shotgun sequence, encodes the following:
- the sirt4 gene encoding NAD-dependent protein lipoamidase sirtuin-4, mitochondrial, with translation MQMLLSWRSLPPSVALGRQASTIQSAVQRFVPASGSVDSSAMEQVQAIVSQSSRLFVISGAGLSTESGIPDYRSEGVGLYARTDRRPMQHSEFVRSAKARQRYWARNYVGWPQFSSHFPNSSHVALKYWEDKGKLHWLVTQNVDALHSKAGSQRLTELHGCSHRVVCLGCGSLSRRAELQKRFAALNPAWAVSAGAVAPDGDVFLEDEQVMNFRVPACDGCGGILKPEVTFFGDVVNRDTVQFVHTKLAESDAVLVTGSSLQVYSGYRFLLAASERKLPIAIVNIGPTRADHLADVRLSARCGEVLPAIQLC
- the sxph gene encoding saxiphilin-like isoform X3, with protein sequence MRWCTVSEPEQKKCAELAKALASVLPPAALAAFGRLSCVKAYGTSDCINKIRDNKADLVNLDAGEVYSAVKQFGLTTVAKEIYKDGGCILAVAVVRNDSILDMRSLKGSRSCHSGARWTAGWSLPLGHLLSRNLLPWGENEPLSQAVSGFFNASCVPGASAMGASLCSLCKGQRSYIRQKNFHCETSHSEPFYHNQGALRCLQSGAGDVAFVDHTALDSIAESEKDEFRLLCTDGTQAPLSSYSKCNLGRGPVGGVITRMNSRKIARKFLLAAQVAFGWRGKERQRFQLFESATYGGSDLLFKDTTDKLSVLMDDMDISQVLGLDYVALLKGLGHEGSSLEDSVVRWCCISHAEQKKCEQWALNIKSDPLVCVKASSMSDCIEKIKKDEVDAVSLDATHAFIAGKCGLVPVVTEYYGEKCDLDGAGGHYESDDLPPVYGLAVVRRISKSLNFGSLGGRRSCHGHMYSPAGWVLPVRHTLSTEHNNSATCEPSKVYAEVFWKGCLPGGQGSLCKVCMGGTEEAATRRCTDNHNERYYGNMGALRCLVGDPSGKSFGDVAFMDHHNLEINIKRLNSSGWAAGWLTWDFELLCVDGNRAPLTEWKTCNLGAVPPNIVMTRPVLTARIYDLLMKSQETIAGHPNTGFHLFESEQYGESDLLFKDATKCLVQTSHKDYRTILGEEFYLQAESIFNCTHSKILQFCNKDVCSIF
- the sxph gene encoding saxiphilin-like isoform X1, which gives rise to MKETCVVILLLCSITCLGKKMRWCTVSEPEQKKCAELAKALASVLPPAALAAFGRLSCVKAYGTSDCINKIRDNKADLVNLDAGEVYSAVKQFGLTTVAKEIYKDGGCILAVAVVRNDSILDMRSLKGSRSCHSGARWTAGWSLPLGHLLSRNLLPWGENEPLSQAVSGFFNASCVPGASAMGASLCSLCKGQRSYIRQKNFHCETSHSEPFYHNQGALRCLQSGAGDVAFVDHTALDSIAESEKDEFRLLCTDGTQAPLSSYSKCNLGRGPVGGVITRMNSRKIARKFLLAAQVAFGWRGKERQRFQLFESATYGGSDLLFKDTTDKLSVLMDDMDISQVLGLDYVALLKGLGHEGSSLEDSVVRWCCISHAEQKKCEQWALNIKSDPLVCVKASSMSDCIEKIKKDEVDAVSLDATHAFIAGKCGLVPVVTEYYGEKCDLDGAGGHYESDDLPPVYGLAVVRRISKSLNFGSLGGRRSCHGHMYSPAGWVLPVRHTLSTEHNNSATCEPSKVYAEVFWKGCLPGGQGSLCKVCMGGTEEAATRRCTDNHNERYYGNMGALRCLVGDPSGKSFGDVAFMDHHNLEINIKRLNSSGWAAGWLTWDFELLCVDGNRAPLTEWKTCNLGAVPPNIVMTRPVLTARIYDLLMKSQETIAGHPNTGFHLFESEQYGESDLLFKDATKCLVQTSHKDYRTILGEEFYLQAESIFNCTHSKILQFCNKDVCSIF
- the rft1 gene encoding protein RFT1 homolog produces the protein MGSEDVLKRASTLASYTVLLQVMFRLLTFLLNAFTLRYVSKELIGVVNVRLMLLYSTLVFLSREAFRRACLSGEGAGRNWRQVINLLWLTFPLGCLWGVLLVCVWWWMLQAPDPDTIPHYFPAVGLFCLAALTELLAEPLWVLAHVHMFVRLKVIAESLAMIAKCLITVVMVVSAPHWGLYIFSAAQCVYAGFLLLCYVLYFVHFLGSEEAESKLFPFRRIKDLLPSRVDHEPLLNWKLTTLTWSFFKQSFLKQILTEGERYVMTFLNVLNFGDQGVYDIINNLGSMVARFLFLPIEESFYVFFAKVLERGRSVHSQKQEDISMAAEVLECLLKLVLLIGLIIAVFGYAYSHLALDIYGGELLSSGSGPTLLQFYSCYVLLLAINGVTECFAFAAMSKEEVDRYNLVMLGLSASFLLLSYWLTWMLGGVGFILANCCNMALRITHSIIYIHRYFLQSEYTPLWGLRPHSAVIVVLGMSYALTAFSERMFCCDSGWLPRLIHVAVGAVCLLGVVITVLLTETRLVQFIRTQLLPKYSKKRT
- the sxph gene encoding saxiphilin-like isoform X2; protein product: MKETCVVILLLCSITCLGKKMRWCTVSEPEQKKCAELAKALASVLPPAALAAFGRLSCVKAYGTSDCINKIRDNKADLVNLDAGEVYSAVKQFGLTTVAKEIYKDGGCILAVAVVRNDSILDMRSLKGSRSCHSGARWTAGWSLPLGHLLSRNLLPWGENEPLSQAVSGFFNASCVPGASAMGASLCSLCKGQRSYIRQKNFHCETSHSEPFYHNQGALRCLQSGAGDVAFVDHTALDSIAESEKDEFRLLCTDGTQAPLSSYSKCNLGRGPVGGVITRMNSRKIARKFLLAAQVAFGWRGKERQRFQLFESATYGGSDLLFKDTTDKLSVLMDDMDISQVLGLDYVALLKGLGHEGSSLEDSVVRWCCISHAEQKKCEQWALNIKSDPLVCVKASSMSDCIEKIKKDEVDAVSLDATHAFIAGKCGLVPVVTEYYGEKCDLDGAGGHYESDDLPPVYGLAVVRRISKSLNFGSLGGRRSCHGHMYSPAGWVLPVRHTLSTEHNNSATCEPSKVYAEVFWKGCLPGGQGSLCKVCMGGTEEAATRRCTDNHNERYYGNMGALRCLVGDPSGKSFGDVAFMDHHNLEINIKRLNSSGWAAGWLTWDFELLCVDGNRAPLTEWKTCNLGAVPPNIVMTRPVLTARIYDLLMKSQETIAGHPNTGFHLFESEQYGESDLLFKDATKCLVQTSHKDYRTILGEEFYLQRSCSSAIKTCAAYSKNR
- the c6h1orf74 gene encoding UPF0739 protein C1orf74 homolog; its protein translation is MVASTSALVAAAQKFLCVGRKRFSSSTCLNLTVQLMAVDLGVKHALLYDCNAASPEQVHLFLNSLPDLGIITNELRMFSIDDNIIIFNPATMESYLDELLQNKSLFLIDVCPSRKQPVLTGIEKRTEEMIKSILGLFRNEVNESSSVIVVEEKLYDEWNLCTLFGILLGYPATYWFDQTKGFGNCLSMTPLILCTVQVKWEINDIKHYCCLYSFSVPEELWMEIESRMKRWIECLRERFNKQTVLTDLCFSRETVSLPAVTL